One Microlunatus soli genomic window carries:
- a CDS encoding class I mannose-6-phosphate isomerase, whose protein sequence is MPDTRSASPTTTRPVAGTSNYVRQPTIKLPAGTRVESGDAAWRAVLESARGRAGDRGPVIVVDCYPGTDLATVINEIAAALPDADVIDVEEAAARPIADIDARIADNLTDDRVFGVLSHATIDIFYDADRLAALATDLDGRAEPVVLVGWGAALAAPDADALVLVDMARWELQQRHRAGAPNWRCDNGAEDNLRKYKRGFFVEWRVADRHKRTLFEKIDFVLDGNAIGHSSGAGHPAGMITGDAFRTGLADAAKAPLRVVPFFDPGVWGGHWMQQNLGLDPAAANFAWCFDCVPEENSLLLEADGRVVEIPALDLVLLQPRELLGAKTFARFGAEFPIRFDFLDTVGGGNLSLQVHPLTDYIQNTFGMHYTQDESYYLLDASDDAKVYLGLKTGIDRQAMLDDLRAAQRAERPFDTDAYINAFPARKHDHFAIPAGTVHCSGADSMVLEISATPFIFTFKLWDWGRVGLDGVPRPVHLDHGAANIQWDRDTAWVQKNLAAGPELISAADGVREERTGLHELEFIEVRRHWFADRVDHDTAGTVNVLNLVEGDEVEVVSVDGSFEPFVVHYAETFIVPAAVGRYQIRRTARSRSEQFATVKAYVRGTSDGEGA, encoded by the coding sequence GCGTGCCGTGCTGGAGTCGGCGCGCGGACGCGCCGGTGATCGAGGTCCGGTGATCGTCGTCGACTGCTACCCCGGCACCGATCTGGCGACCGTGATCAACGAGATCGCCGCCGCCCTGCCCGACGCCGACGTGATCGACGTCGAGGAAGCGGCTGCCCGGCCGATCGCCGACATCGACGCCCGGATCGCCGACAACCTGACCGACGACCGGGTCTTCGGAGTGCTCAGCCACGCCACGATCGACATCTTCTACGACGCCGATCGGCTCGCCGCTCTGGCAACCGATCTCGACGGTCGCGCCGAGCCGGTCGTCCTGGTCGGCTGGGGCGCGGCACTGGCAGCACCCGACGCCGACGCCTTGGTGCTGGTGGACATGGCCCGCTGGGAACTGCAGCAACGACACCGTGCCGGTGCGCCGAACTGGCGCTGCGACAACGGTGCCGAGGACAACCTGCGCAAGTACAAGCGGGGCTTCTTCGTCGAGTGGCGGGTCGCCGATCGACACAAGCGCACGCTCTTCGAAAAGATCGACTTCGTGCTGGACGGGAACGCGATCGGGCACAGCTCCGGTGCCGGGCACCCGGCCGGGATGATCACCGGCGACGCGTTCCGGACCGGACTGGCGGACGCGGCCAAGGCACCGCTTCGGGTGGTGCCGTTCTTCGATCCCGGCGTCTGGGGCGGCCACTGGATGCAGCAGAACCTCGGCCTGGATCCGGCAGCAGCCAACTTCGCCTGGTGCTTCGACTGCGTACCGGAGGAGAATTCACTGCTGCTGGAGGCCGACGGCAGGGTCGTCGAGATCCCTGCCCTGGACCTGGTGCTGCTGCAGCCCCGAGAACTGCTGGGAGCCAAGACCTTCGCCCGGTTCGGTGCCGAATTCCCGATCCGGTTCGACTTCCTGGACACCGTCGGCGGCGGCAATCTGTCACTGCAGGTGCATCCGCTGACCGACTACATCCAGAACACCTTCGGGATGCACTACACCCAGGACGAGAGCTACTACCTGTTGGACGCCTCGGATGACGCGAAGGTCTATCTCGGGCTGAAGACCGGGATCGATCGGCAGGCGATGCTCGATGATCTTCGTGCCGCGCAACGGGCGGAGCGACCGTTCGACACCGACGCCTACATCAACGCCTTCCCGGCCCGCAAGCATGATCATTTTGCGATCCCGGCCGGCACCGTGCACTGCTCCGGCGCCGATTCGATGGTGCTGGAGATCTCGGCGACGCCGTTCATCTTCACCTTCAAACTGTGGGACTGGGGACGGGTCGGGCTGGACGGTGTGCCGCGACCGGTCCATCTTGATCATGGTGCCGCCAACATCCAGTGGGACCGGGACACCGCGTGGGTGCAGAAGAATCTGGCCGCAGGTCCGGAGTTGATCAGCGCCGCCGACGGCGTCCGCGAGGAGCGGACCGGCCTGCATGAACTGGAGTTCATCGAGGTCCGGCGGCACTGGTTCGCCGACCGGGTCGACCACGACACCGCCGGTACGGTGAACGTGCTCAACCTGGTGGAAGGCGACGAGGTCGAGGTGGTCAGTGTCGACGGGTCCTTCGAGCCGTTCGTCGTGCACTACGCCGAGACCTTCATCGTGCCCGCCGCGGTCGGGCGCTACCAGATCCGCCGGACAGCTCGGTCGCGCAGCGAGCAGTTCGCCACGGTCAAGGCCTACGTCCGCGGCACCAGCGACGGCGAAGGGGCCTGA
- a CDS encoding glucosidase family protein produces MTLPGIPTVDDLAADPVRHHYDDLIAPAGLTNFLGTVRVDHDPTQLSAVTFPPVGQGLAPTATLFVDDRVFASYGVQVSHQWRPDRVLRSVELPGLRLETSTVCVPGEQAVAIDIRVTNTGTEDRDVAIGLALNARVATTTDSWLSAEAPSARNSVERDGPKLIFTGKGPEPVEGPRSQPGSSTGPSTDSGASGAISVQGVDVDAEVRLSGVAVNSSEQWESGFGGAARGGSVRALLSIAAGATRRLGYVQTVGTDRAAVTAAFDRIAADVPAAIAAAEGFWDHQLRSAFTPGNDEFSGHLPVLETDDAALRRLYWWGALGVIWFRRDYPGNVLGRSYDTLMPNYWATTTFIWDFSLSSIVHALLDPEPMRRQLEHWIAADIHSLFGTSSLTGGPVGQWYSVNDYALTRLVNDYVRFTADRDFLTSRPRPDGGRVLDHLQDWAYAWQRLYGSSSPAAGVALADYGEIDNLLECVSSYTHEVAGLNAANVWNLRTTAALLEIAGDHQNAATLRADADRLLPAVLELYQDGTGYFAARQPDGTRLGVRHCYDFSVVGSTIGGDLPEPIRAEMITFFGDELRSPSWLHALSPWDPDASFSVRPDHQWNGAYPAWPADAARALVALGGADVALDWLPGLARSANQGPPGQAHFVEEAMPPINGGARKAPPQLPYIIDWACSSAGAWTGMIIESLFGAGPAADGTLHPAGCVARLDPQAVLRNLRIGDTSVDVHADGTVTRQQDPPR; encoded by the coding sequence GTGACGCTGCCGGGTATCCCGACCGTCGATGATCTTGCCGCCGATCCGGTTCGTCATCACTACGACGACCTGATCGCACCGGCCGGGCTGACCAACTTCCTCGGCACCGTCCGTGTTGATCATGATCCGACCCAGCTCAGCGCGGTCACCTTTCCGCCGGTCGGCCAGGGCCTGGCGCCGACCGCGACGCTCTTCGTCGACGACCGGGTGTTCGCCTCCTACGGGGTCCAGGTCAGCCATCAGTGGCGGCCGGACCGGGTGCTGCGCAGCGTCGAACTGCCCGGCCTGCGGTTGGAGACCAGCACCGTCTGCGTCCCCGGCGAGCAGGCCGTCGCGATCGACATCCGAGTCACCAACACCGGCACCGAGGATCGCGACGTGGCGATCGGACTGGCACTGAACGCGCGGGTCGCCACGACCACCGACAGCTGGCTGTCGGCCGAAGCGCCGAGCGCCCGCAACAGCGTCGAACGCGACGGCCCGAAGTTGATCTTCACCGGCAAGGGTCCTGAGCCCGTCGAAGGTCCGCGATCGCAACCCGGCAGCAGTACCGGCCCGTCGACAGACTCAGGGGCCTCGGGAGCGATCAGCGTGCAGGGGGTGGACGTCGACGCCGAGGTCCGGCTCAGCGGGGTGGCCGTGAACAGCTCCGAACAATGGGAGTCCGGCTTCGGCGGCGCTGCCCGGGGCGGCAGCGTCCGCGCATTGTTGTCGATCGCGGCCGGCGCAACGCGACGACTGGGCTATGTCCAGACCGTCGGCACCGACCGTGCAGCCGTTACGGCGGCGTTCGACCGGATCGCGGCCGACGTACCGGCCGCGATCGCTGCCGCCGAAGGGTTCTGGGACCATCAGCTGCGGTCGGCGTTCACGCCGGGCAACGACGAATTCTCCGGTCATCTGCCGGTATTGGAGACCGACGACGCGGCACTGCGCCGGCTCTACTGGTGGGGTGCGCTCGGGGTGATCTGGTTCCGCCGCGACTATCCCGGCAACGTCCTCGGGCGCAGCTACGACACCTTGATGCCGAACTACTGGGCGACGACCACCTTCATCTGGGACTTCAGCCTGAGCTCGATCGTGCACGCACTGCTCGATCCGGAGCCGATGCGGCGGCAACTGGAGCACTGGATCGCGGCCGACATCCACAGCCTGTTCGGGACCAGCTCGCTGACCGGCGGGCCGGTCGGTCAGTGGTATTCGGTGAACGACTACGCGTTGACCCGGTTGGTGAACGACTACGTCCGGTTCACCGCTGATCGGGACTTCCTGACCAGCCGTCCACGGCCGGACGGTGGCCGGGTCCTTGATCATCTTCAGGACTGGGCGTACGCCTGGCAACGGCTGTACGGCTCGTCGAGCCCGGCTGCCGGCGTCGCCCTGGCCGACTACGGCGAGATCGACAACCTGCTGGAATGTGTCAGTTCCTACACCCACGAAGTGGCGGGTCTGAACGCCGCCAACGTCTGGAACCTGCGGACCACCGCAGCACTCCTCGAGATCGCCGGTGATCATCAGAACGCCGCGACCCTGCGCGCGGATGCCGACCGGCTGCTGCCGGCAGTGCTGGAGCTCTACCAGGACGGCACCGGCTACTTCGCCGCCCGGCAACCCGACGGTACCCGGCTCGGTGTGCGGCACTGCTACGACTTCAGCGTGGTCGGATCCACCATCGGCGGCGACCTGCCGGAGCCGATCCGGGCCGAGATGATCACCTTCTTCGGCGACGAACTACGCAGCCCGAGCTGGCTGCACGCGTTGTCACCCTGGGACCCGGACGCCAGCTTCAGCGTCCGGCCCGACCACCAATGGAACGGCGCCTACCCCGCCTGGCCGGCGGATGCCGCCCGGGCGCTGGTCGCCCTCGGCGGTGCCGACGTCGCTCTGGACTGGCTGCCCGGGCTGGCCCGCAGCGCCAACCAAGGACCACCCGGTCAGGCACACTTCGTCGAGGAGGCGATGCCGCCGATCAACGGCGGCGCACGCAAAGCGCCACCGCAACTGCCCTACATCATCGACTGGGCCTGTTCCTCGGCCGGAGCCTGGACCGGCATGATCATCGAGTCGCTGTTCGGTGCCGGGCCGGCCGCCGACGGCACCCTGCACCCGGCCGGTTGTGTCGCCCGCCTCGACCCGCAGGCGGTGCTGCGCAATCTCCGGATCGGCGACACCTCGGTCGACGTCCACGCCGACGGCACCGTCACCCGACAGCAGGACCCGCCGCGTTAG